In the genome of Mycolicibacterium aromaticivorans JS19b1 = JCM 16368, one region contains:
- a CDS encoding ZIP family metal transporter: MPKLKAALNAVAIGILVFLLWDVLAHAWEPVDRALAASQITDALVIGTLLATTFGVGLLGLVWLDSFRSRSTAAGPGIRTATTDEIGATPAVPARRLALMIASGIGLHNFAEGLAIGNSAAVGELSLAVLLVIGFALHNATEGFGIVAPLTGQRPSWGFLALLGLIGGGPTFVGTLVGQRFVSETVSVAFLGLAAGSILYVVIELLAVARSADLKVVTTWGVFLGVVAGFATDAIITAAGA; this comes from the coding sequence ATGCCCAAATTGAAGGCTGCGCTCAATGCGGTTGCGATCGGCATTCTCGTCTTCCTGTTGTGGGACGTGCTGGCCCATGCCTGGGAACCAGTGGATCGGGCGCTCGCAGCGAGCCAGATCACCGATGCGCTCGTGATCGGCACCCTGCTCGCGACGACTTTCGGCGTTGGCCTATTGGGCTTGGTGTGGTTGGACAGCTTCCGAAGCCGAAGCACGGCTGCGGGTCCCGGAATCCGAACGGCGACAACGGACGAAATCGGCGCAACGCCCGCGGTGCCTGCGCGGCGGCTGGCGTTGATGATCGCCAGCGGCATCGGGCTGCACAACTTCGCCGAGGGCTTGGCGATTGGCAACTCGGCGGCAGTGGGTGAATTGTCTCTGGCGGTACTGCTGGTGATCGGCTTCGCGCTGCACAACGCGACTGAAGGGTTCGGTATTGTTGCTCCCCTGACCGGGCAACGGCCGTCGTGGGGGTTTTTGGCGCTGTTGGGCCTCATCGGCGGTGGGCCCACGTTTGTGGGCACGCTTGTGGGACAGCGTTTCGTCAGCGAAACAGTGTCGGTGGCGTTTCTGGGCTTGGCTGCGGGCTCGATCCTCTATGTGGTCATCGAGTTACTCGCCGTCGCCCGCAGTGCCGATCTCAAGGTGGTCACCACCTGGGGAGTGTTCCTTGGGGTCGTAGCAGGATTCGCCACTGACGCGATCATCACCGCCGCGGGCGCCTAA
- a CDS encoding HAMP domain-containing sensor histidine kinase — MNEAALSKSGLSRLLSRLRLPHWSIAARSAFIAGAVVFVALAVAGAALTGVFYRTLIAGVDAAAAARVRDVSAGLIEDAPADLDDPLLATDQRIDAVQVIAHDGTVLRRSDSISDNPLVPLDQVGDRLRTGMSPTASADGDMRVSAQSISTPKGSFVVLVAGGDEAVESTVRTAVIFLLLAAPVVVAVAAAATYRLVRRSLGSVDAMRARVAAISSSESAERVPVPPGRDEISALAVTMNDMLDRIEAGHVAQRQFVGDASHELRSPLTAIISALDVAVAHPELLDIELARDTLVPEAQRMRALVEDLLLLARADERGLAFHPDQIRLDEIATGEVIRLRRTCPHTVHIAADPVELCGDGPALSRLVRNLLDNAARHATSRIDVTVTSRDGQAILTVADDGPGIPPADRQRVFDRFVRLDTSRSRRGGGSGLGLSIVAEIVAAHDGDISIADRPGGGTAMTVQVPLANTPDSNR, encoded by the coding sequence GTGAACGAGGCAGCCTTGTCGAAGTCCGGACTATCGCGGCTGCTGTCTCGTCTACGGCTGCCGCACTGGAGCATCGCGGCCCGATCGGCGTTCATTGCAGGCGCTGTGGTTTTTGTCGCGCTAGCCGTGGCCGGGGCAGCATTGACGGGGGTCTTCTACCGCACGTTGATCGCCGGAGTGGATGCGGCCGCCGCCGCTAGGGTCCGTGACGTCTCTGCCGGCTTGATCGAAGACGCGCCGGCCGATCTTGATGACCCGCTGCTGGCAACCGACCAACGCATCGATGCGGTGCAGGTCATCGCCCACGACGGTACAGTTTTGCGCCGGTCTGACAGCATCTCTGACAACCCGTTGGTGCCTCTTGATCAGGTGGGCGACAGGCTGCGTACTGGGATGAGCCCGACAGCGTCTGCCGACGGCGACATGCGGGTGAGCGCGCAATCGATCAGCACACCTAAGGGCTCGTTCGTTGTGTTGGTCGCTGGTGGTGACGAGGCGGTGGAATCGACCGTACGTACAGCAGTGATTTTCCTGTTGCTTGCCGCGCCGGTAGTCGTCGCCGTAGCCGCCGCGGCGACGTATCGCCTGGTGCGGCGGTCTCTGGGCTCTGTGGACGCCATGCGCGCGCGCGTCGCGGCGATCAGCTCCTCAGAGTCGGCCGAGCGCGTACCGGTACCACCGGGCCGAGACGAGATCTCAGCGCTGGCCGTAACCATGAACGACATGCTGGATCGCATCGAAGCAGGCCATGTAGCCCAGCGCCAGTTTGTGGGGGACGCCTCCCATGAATTGCGCAGCCCGTTGACGGCGATCATCTCCGCGCTCGATGTAGCGGTGGCTCATCCAGAATTGCTTGACATCGAATTAGCCAGGGACACTTTGGTTCCCGAGGCCCAGCGGATGCGCGCACTCGTCGAGGATCTGCTGCTGCTGGCCCGCGCCGACGAGCGTGGCCTCGCGTTTCATCCCGACCAGATCCGCCTCGACGAGATCGCGACCGGCGAAGTAATTCGGCTGCGGCGCACCTGCCCGCATACTGTTCATATCGCCGCGGATCCGGTCGAGTTGTGCGGCGACGGTCCTGCGTTGTCTCGGTTAGTGCGCAATTTGCTCGACAACGCGGCCCGTCACGCCACTTCACGTATCGACGTGACCGTGACCAGCCGAGATGGCCAAGCCATCTTGACTGTCGCCGACGACGGTCCGGGGATCCCGCCCGCTGATCGTCAACGCGTGTTCGACCGATTCGTGCGCCTGGACACCTCTCGCTCGCGCCGGGGCGGCGGAAGCGGATTGGGCCTGTCCATTGTGGCGGAAATCGTCGCGGCCCATGACGGTGACATCAGCATCGCCGACCGGCCAGGCGGTGGAACGGCCATGACGGTTCAGGTTCCGCTTGCGAACACACCCGATTCCAATCGGTAA
- a CDS encoding response regulator transcription factor: protein MKILLVEDEPHVASSLKLGLSAEGFIVVHAATGTEGLWQATENQFDVVVLDIMVPELSGYEVLRRLRARGVWTPVLMLTAKDGEYDQADAFDLGADDYLVKPFSFVVLVARLHALARRGAPERPVVMMAGDLTLDPVRHVVERDGTPIDLSPREFSLLAYLMRNRDAVCTKADILHNVWDPHYEGPDNIVEVYVRYLRRKIDIPFGTNTIETIRGVGYRLESGVFASGT, encoded by the coding sequence GTGAAAATTCTGCTCGTCGAAGACGAACCCCATGTCGCATCCAGCCTCAAACTCGGTTTGAGCGCCGAGGGATTCATCGTCGTCCATGCCGCGACCGGCACCGAGGGTTTGTGGCAAGCGACCGAGAACCAGTTCGACGTGGTCGTGTTGGACATCATGGTGCCCGAATTGAGTGGCTACGAGGTGCTGCGTCGATTGCGCGCTCGCGGTGTCTGGACACCGGTTTTGATGCTGACCGCCAAGGATGGCGAATACGACCAAGCCGACGCCTTTGACCTCGGCGCCGACGATTACCTTGTCAAACCGTTCTCCTTCGTGGTCCTCGTCGCCCGGTTGCATGCCCTGGCTCGCCGCGGCGCGCCCGAACGACCGGTCGTGATGATGGCCGGCGATCTGACACTGGATCCGGTTCGGCATGTGGTCGAGCGAGATGGCACACCGATTGACTTAAGCCCCAGAGAGTTCAGCTTGTTGGCGTATTTGATGCGCAATAGAGACGCGGTCTGCACCAAGGCCGATATCCTGCATAACGTATGGGATCCGCACTACGAGGGCCCGGACAATATTGTCGAGGTTTACGTACGCTACCTTCGTCGCAAGATCGACATCCCGTTCGGCACCAACACTATTGAGACAATTCGCGGGGTAGGTTACCGATTGGAATCGGGTGTGTTCGCAAGCGGAACCTGA
- a CDS encoding MspA family porin yields the protein MRIVGRLLVAVIAAVAALFVGTGTSHAGLDNELSLVDGGGRTMTIQQWDTFLNGVFPLDRNRLTREWFHSGKAVYSVVGPGADEFAGTLELGYQVGFPWSLGVGINFSYTTPNILLDQANISPTRFNPLGSVITPNLFPGVSISADLGNGPGIQEVATFSVDVSGPNGSVAVSNAHGTVTGAAGGVLLRPFARLISKAGDSVTTYGQPWNMN from the coding sequence ATGAGGATCGTCGGTCGGTTGCTGGTGGCGGTGATTGCTGCGGTTGCGGCGTTGTTCGTCGGGACAGGCACTTCGCACGCAGGTTTGGATAACGAGCTGAGTCTGGTTGACGGTGGTGGCCGCACGATGACGATTCAGCAGTGGGACACCTTCCTCAATGGCGTGTTCCCCCTGGACCGCAACCGGCTGACCCGTGAGTGGTTCCACTCCGGCAAGGCTGTCTACAGCGTGGTCGGCCCGGGTGCCGATGAGTTCGCAGGCACCTTGGAGCTGGGCTACCAGGTCGGCTTCCCGTGGTCGCTGGGTGTGGGCATCAACTTCAGCTACACCACCCCCAACATCCTGCTCGACCAAGCGAACATCTCCCCGACGCGTTTCAATCCGCTGGGCTCGGTGATCACCCCGAACCTGTTCCCGGGTGTCTCGATCAGCGCTGACCTGGGCAACGGCCCCGGCATCCAGGAAGTCGCCACCTTCTCGGTGGACGTCTCGGGCCCCAACGGCTCGGTGGCCGTGTCCAACGCCCACGGTACCGTCACCGGTGCCGCCGGCGGTGTGCTGCTGCGCCCGTTCGCCCGCCTGATCTCCAAGGCTGGTGACAGCGTCACCACCTACGGCCAACCCTGGAACATGAACTGA
- a CDS encoding FkbM family methyltransferase, producing MIFARVLRAMARLLQTPKESVPLAEKVFRGALLLPVYSVLSMLLRGRARLGRTVLVAGRTGFGATLMCRLPDLIATYIWVFEEWEPDLTRFVASRCDDGDVFIDVGANTGYYSLLAARSVGVHGSVVAVEASPTMFDELRRNVRADQLGDHIRLVNKAAAAKSGTLTVFSGPRHNAGMSTTLPTRGLDVESTIEALPLDQILTFDEVTSIRIVKIDVEGAEPDVLAGMANLIGLLRSDAEIVVELSPRWWPDPHLRPIDVLRPFVEAGFNVYKMENSYTAWRYLWPNDVSNAIRVRDDLTKRVSRLDLVLSRHDGDFLAIETKTVRGG from the coding sequence ATGATATTTGCGCGTGTCTTGCGTGCGATGGCCCGGCTGCTGCAGACCCCGAAGGAATCGGTTCCGCTCGCCGAGAAGGTGTTCCGCGGTGCGCTGCTGTTACCCGTCTATTCGGTGTTATCAATGCTGTTGCGGGGCCGCGCTCGGCTGGGTCGTACGGTTTTGGTGGCGGGTCGAACGGGTTTCGGTGCCACCTTGATGTGCCGCCTGCCGGACCTCATCGCGACCTACATTTGGGTCTTTGAGGAGTGGGAACCAGATCTGACGCGTTTCGTCGCCAGCAGATGCGACGACGGTGATGTCTTCATCGACGTCGGTGCGAATACCGGCTACTACTCGCTGCTGGCAGCACGCTCGGTGGGCGTCCACGGGAGCGTGGTCGCCGTGGAGGCCTCGCCGACGATGTTTGACGAATTGCGTCGAAATGTTCGGGCTGACCAGCTCGGTGATCACATTCGCCTGGTGAACAAGGCGGCCGCAGCGAAATCCGGAACGCTGACGGTCTTCTCCGGCCCACGGCACAACGCCGGGATGTCGACGACGTTGCCGACGCGAGGTCTTGACGTCGAGTCGACCATCGAAGCGCTGCCCCTCGACCAGATCCTGACATTCGACGAGGTCACGTCAATCCGGATCGTCAAGATCGATGTCGAGGGCGCCGAACCGGATGTCTTGGCGGGGATGGCCAACCTGATCGGATTGCTTCGCTCCGACGCCGAGATCGTCGTCGAGCTCTCGCCGCGGTGGTGGCCTGACCCGCACCTGCGACCGATCGACGTGCTGCGCCCATTTGTTGAGGCCGGCTTCAACGTCTACAAAATGGAGAACAGCTACACCGCCTGGCGATACTTATGGCCCAACGACGTGAGCAACGCGATCCGGGTGCGCGACGATCTCACCAAGCGAGTCTCGCGACTCGACCTCGTGCTCTCTCGCCACGACGGCGACTTTCTGGCGATCGAGACGAAAACCGTTCGCGGCGGGTAA
- a CDS encoding ABC transporter ATP-binding protein: protein MTTPEVTQALLDAAVRAQGSAPVLEAVSLYRFFRAGDEETLALRGVSLTVCAGELVAVVGPSGSGKSTLLACLAGLDEPDGGTVWLGGQRISHQSEQLRCRLRARHVGLLYQDRNLLMPLTVEQNVRLAQRLAGGLVRTHPTVLLASLSIAERADAYPEQLSGGELARAGLAVALANDPEVVLADEPTGELDTATEAGVLAVLRERAAAGAAIVIASHSSAVAASADRVVTLIDGQVMP, encoded by the coding sequence ATGACCACGCCGGAAGTGACGCAAGCCCTTCTCGATGCGGCTGTGCGCGCCCAGGGCAGCGCCCCAGTGCTGGAGGCCGTCTCGCTGTACCGGTTCTTCCGCGCGGGTGACGAGGAGACACTGGCCCTGCGGGGGGTGTCACTGACCGTGTGCGCGGGTGAACTGGTTGCCGTGGTCGGCCCGTCCGGGTCGGGTAAGTCCACGTTGCTGGCCTGTCTGGCTGGTCTGGACGAACCCGACGGTGGCACCGTCTGGCTGGGGGGGCAGCGCATCAGTCATCAATCCGAACAGCTGCGCTGTCGGCTTCGCGCCCGACACGTCGGCCTGCTGTATCAGGATCGAAACCTGTTGATGCCGTTGACCGTTGAACAGAACGTGCGGCTGGCCCAACGACTGGCCGGCGGGCTCGTCCGGACACACCCGACGGTGCTGCTGGCCTCGTTGAGTATCGCCGAACGCGCCGACGCCTACCCCGAGCAGCTGTCGGGCGGGGAGCTTGCCCGCGCCGGGCTGGCCGTCGCGCTGGCCAATGACCCGGAGGTGGTGTTGGCCGATGAACCGACCGGAGAGCTGGATACCGCCACCGAAGCCGGCGTGTTGGCCGTGCTGCGGGAGCGGGCCGCGGCCGGGGCCGCGATCGTCATCGCCAGCCACAGCTCGGCGGTGGCCGCGAGCGCCGACCGGGTTGTCACCCTCATCGACGGACAGGTGATGCCGTGA
- a CDS encoding ABC transporter ATP-binding protein, which produces MNNVRNTDLPVRAESDVDEPTVVRTEHLTRCFGTGTGTVVAVRGVTVTVACHDRIALTGPSGSGKSTLLHLLAGLDEPTSGTMSWLPAEPSTARPAAGLVFQGRSLVPNLDVIENVRLPLLFAGHPEREATACAREALARLGVDALSEALPDALSGGQAQRVAIARVLASAPRLILADEPTGQLDHATAALVIDVLLRAADELSAALIVSTHDPVIARRLPTEWAMRDGRLRITTSDENQR; this is translated from the coding sequence GTGAACAACGTCCGGAACACGGATCTGCCGGTGCGGGCGGAGTCGGATGTAGATGAGCCCACCGTGGTGCGCACCGAGCACCTCACCCGTTGCTTCGGTACAGGCACTGGCACCGTGGTGGCAGTGCGCGGTGTGACCGTGACGGTCGCCTGCCATGACCGCATCGCGTTGACGGGGCCGTCGGGATCGGGCAAGTCCACCCTGTTACACCTGCTGGCCGGCCTGGATGAACCCACCTCCGGCACCATGAGCTGGTTGCCTGCGGAGCCGAGCACAGCCCGTCCCGCAGCGGGGCTTGTCTTCCAGGGCCGCAGCCTGGTGCCCAACCTCGACGTGATCGAAAACGTGCGCCTACCGCTGCTGTTCGCCGGACACCCGGAGCGCGAGGCCACCGCCTGCGCCCGCGAGGCGCTGGCCCGGCTGGGTGTCGATGCGCTGAGCGAGGCGTTACCCGACGCGTTATCCGGTGGGCAGGCGCAGCGCGTCGCCATTGCCCGCGTCCTTGCTAGCGCGCCGCGGCTGATCTTGGCCGATGAACCCACGGGCCAGCTCGACCACGCGACCGCCGCGCTGGTGATCGACGTCTTGCTGCGCGCCGCCGACGAGCTGAGTGCTGCGCTGATCGTGTCTACTCACGACCCCGTGATCGCCCGGCGTCTACCCACTGAGTGGGCGATGCGCGACGGCCGCTTGCGGATTACCACCAGCGACGAGAACCAACGATGA
- a CDS encoding ABC transporter permease: protein MITVWLTGLLRRQRARLLGATAGVAVAVALIATLGSFLATSEATMTERAVHSVAVDWQVQITPGADTAAAARLVSATAGVRADARVEFAQTSGLSATVAGSTQTTGPGVVLGIPATYRILFPNQIRTLTGADTGVLLAQQTAANLHVAPGETISIGRAGLPAVAVTVAGIVELPQANSLFQTVGAAPTAQPAAPPDNVVLLPETQWHNLFNPLTATRPDLVSTQIHLRRAHALPADPGAAYTTVRAAARNLEARSAGAVLVGDNLGAALDAARGDAAYARVLFVFLGLPGAVLAALLTATVTSAGADRRRAEQTVLRARGATARQLFGLAAAEAAVIGAVGAVAGLAAAAVVNWLAFGSPRFGSTATAAVGWPAAAAAAGMAVAAATVLVQARREVRTQTVADARMRLGTLSVPVWARLGIDGLILGAAAVVFYATTGRGYQLVLAPEGVPAISVSYWAFAGPALLWIGAGLLTWRLADLLLGRGRPLIAAALRPFTGDLANTIAAGMSRARRPLVRAIVMLTLAVAFAASTATFNATYRQQAEVDAQLTNGADVTVTATAPLPAEVAGRLAAVPGVRAVEPMAHRFAYIGADLQDLYGVRPASITRATALQDSYFPESTARARMSALVTRPDSILLSAETVHDFQLRPGDQVTLRIVDASTRQPRPVTFRYAGVVTEFPTAPKDSFLVANADYLAAQTGAAAPNEYLIDTGGRDTAAVAARIRAVVGTGATVTDINAVRADVGSSLTAVDLSGLTRIELSFALVLAVGAGALVLGLGLTDRRRIYALLSALGAHRRHLRAMVFSETAILTTIGIFAGGLTGSVLSVMLVKVLSGVFDPPPDNIAVPWTYLGATAAVTVGALGAVSAAAVLLFTRHPARGLIRNQ, encoded by the coding sequence ATGATCACAGTGTGGCTCACCGGCCTGCTGCGCCGCCAACGCGCCCGCCTCCTCGGGGCCACCGCCGGCGTCGCTGTCGCTGTCGCCCTGATCGCCACGTTGGGATCGTTTCTTGCCACCTCGGAAGCCACTATGACCGAACGCGCGGTGCACAGCGTGGCCGTGGACTGGCAGGTCCAAATCACCCCCGGCGCGGACACCGCTGCGGCTGCCCGACTGGTCAGCGCCACTGCCGGCGTGAGGGCCGACGCGCGGGTCGAATTCGCCCAAACCAGTGGGTTGTCGGCCACCGTCGCCGGCAGCACCCAAACCACCGGTCCCGGGGTTGTGCTGGGCATCCCGGCGACTTACCGAATTCTGTTCCCGAACCAGATCCGTACCTTGACCGGTGCGGACACCGGTGTGCTGCTGGCTCAGCAGACCGCGGCCAACCTGCACGTTGCTCCCGGCGAGACGATCAGCATCGGCCGCGCCGGACTGCCCGCCGTTGCGGTGACGGTGGCCGGGATCGTAGAACTGCCGCAAGCGAATTCATTGTTCCAAACCGTCGGCGCTGCACCAACCGCGCAGCCGGCCGCACCGCCCGACAACGTGGTGCTGCTTCCAGAAACGCAGTGGCACAACCTGTTCAATCCGCTGACTGCCACCCGCCCGGATCTGGTCTCCACACAGATCCATCTACGTCGCGCCCATGCCCTGCCGGCCGATCCCGGCGCCGCCTACACAACAGTGCGCGCCGCGGCACGCAACCTGGAAGCCCGCAGCGCCGGGGCCGTGCTCGTCGGCGACAACCTCGGTGCGGCGCTGGACGCCGCACGCGGCGACGCCGCCTATGCCCGGGTGTTGTTTGTGTTCCTGGGGCTGCCCGGTGCCGTGTTGGCCGCCCTGCTCACCGCCACCGTCACCTCCGCCGGCGCCGACCGGCGCCGCGCCGAGCAGACTGTGCTAAGGGCACGGGGGGCCACCGCACGTCAGCTGTTCGGATTGGCCGCTGCTGAGGCAGCCGTCATCGGCGCGGTCGGGGCTGTGGCCGGGCTGGCTGCCGCAGCGGTGGTCAACTGGCTGGCCTTCGGGTCGCCGCGGTTCGGGAGCACGGCCACCGCCGCGGTGGGGTGGCCGGCGGCGGCCGCGGCCGCCGGGATGGCGGTGGCGGCCGCGACCGTGCTGGTGCAGGCAAGACGCGAGGTGCGCACACAAACCGTTGCCGACGCGCGGATGCGCCTGGGCACGCTCAGCGTGCCGGTCTGGGCACGGTTGGGCATCGACGGCCTCATCCTGGGCGCGGCGGCGGTGGTGTTCTACGCCACCACTGGCCGCGGGTATCAGCTGGTGCTGGCCCCCGAAGGGGTGCCAGCGATCTCGGTGTCGTACTGGGCGTTCGCCGGCCCCGCGCTGCTATGGATCGGCGCCGGGCTGCTCACCTGGCGACTGGCCGATCTGCTGCTCGGGCGCGGCCGCCCACTGATCGCCGCGGCGCTGCGGCCGTTCACCGGTGACTTGGCGAACACCATCGCCGCGGGAATGTCCCGTGCACGTCGCCCGCTGGTGCGCGCCATCGTGATGCTCACCTTGGCGGTGGCGTTCGCCGCGTCCACGGCGACATTCAACGCCACCTACCGCCAACAGGCCGAAGTCGACGCTCAACTGACCAACGGCGCCGACGTCACCGTGACGGCGACAGCGCCGTTACCGGCCGAGGTCGCCGGCAGGCTCGCCGCCGTGCCCGGGGTGCGCGCCGTGGAACCCATGGCTCACCGGTTCGCATACATCGGCGCTGACCTGCAAGACCTCTACGGGGTGCGCCCAGCCTCGATCACCCGCGCAACCGCCCTGCAGGATAGCTATTTTCCGGAATCGACCGCGAGGGCGCGGATGAGCGCCCTGGTCACCCGGCCCGACTCGATCCTGCTGTCGGCAGAAACGGTGCACGACTTCCAATTACGTCCCGGCGACCAGGTAACGCTGCGCATCGTCGACGCCTCCACCCGGCAACCGCGCCCGGTCACCTTCCGCTACGCCGGAGTCGTCACCGAGTTCCCCACCGCCCCCAAGGACAGCTTCCTAGTTGCCAACGCCGACTACCTCGCCGCGCAGACCGGCGCGGCGGCCCCCAACGAATATCTGATCGATACCGGTGGCCGCGACACCGCCGCGGTCGCCGCCCGCATCCGCGCCGTGGTCGGTACCGGGGCGACGGTGACCGACATCAACGCGGTGCGGGCCGACGTCGGGTCCAGCCTGACCGCAGTGGACCTGTCCGGGCTGACCCGCATCGAACTGTCCTTCGCGCTGGTGCTGGCCGTCGGAGCGGGCGCGCTCGTGCTGGGCCTCGGCCTGACCGACCGGCGCCGCATCTACGCCCTGCTCTCGGCGCTGGGCGCCCACCGCCGCCACCTGCGCGCGATGGTGTTCAGCGAAACCGCCATCCTGACCACCATCGGGATCTTCGCCGGCGGGCTCACCGGGTCGGTGCTGTCGGTGATGCTGGTCAAAGTGCTCAGCGGTGTGTTCGACCCGCCGCCGGACAACATCGCGGTCCCGTGGACCTATCTCGGGGCCACCGCCGCGGTCACGGTCGGGGCGCTGGGCGCAGTCAGCGCCGCCGCGGTGTTGCTGTTCACCCGCCACCCCGCACGCGGCCTCATCCGTAACCAATGA
- a CDS encoding sensor histidine kinase has translation MDRPQLISAAGRLSRWSVRARSTVAAAVMVTLGIGVASAAMLFVLYHTLQRSTQAAAQTRAGQLVEQMRTDGPAELDPGLLGTDGQVALIQVLDDRGAVQLASAGAPKSAVASVVVPPGQTVTLGRIQLAGDRGDLWVTARGAATPAGPVTVLVGGDREPVETTVATVGLMLAISGPLVVALVAWATYFLVGRALRPVERIRARVDTISTEQLDERVPVPPTGDEIAHLAQTMNNMLTRLQAGHAAQRRFISDVSHELRSPLSAISTALELAHNRPDMLDAELVDESLIPETRRMRDLVDDLLLLARADEHELTIRADNVDLDDIIATEKARLQSNPRLTVRARIGAARVSGDRRQLTRMVRNLVDNAARHAHSTVELVCERVRDSAVIRIADDGPGIPADQRERVFERFVRLDAARTRDAGGSGLGLAIVAEIVAAHHGTVSIGDSGGGACVTVTLPADTDSYAPAEDIR, from the coding sequence ATGGACCGCCCGCAACTGATCTCGGCGGCGGGCCGGCTGTCGCGCTGGTCGGTGCGCGCCCGATCCACCGTGGCGGCCGCCGTCATGGTGACACTCGGGATCGGTGTCGCATCGGCAGCCATGCTCTTCGTCCTCTACCACACGTTGCAACGATCTACCCAGGCCGCGGCCCAGACCCGCGCCGGTCAACTCGTCGAACAGATGCGCACCGACGGCCCCGCCGAACTCGATCCTGGCCTGTTGGGCACCGACGGCCAGGTCGCTCTTATCCAGGTCCTCGACGACCGGGGTGCGGTACAGCTCGCGTCGGCCGGAGCCCCCAAGTCAGCTGTGGCGTCGGTGGTCGTGCCACCCGGGCAGACGGTGACACTTGGGCGCATCCAGTTGGCCGGCGACCGCGGCGACTTGTGGGTCACTGCGCGCGGCGCCGCGACTCCGGCGGGACCGGTCACTGTCCTCGTCGGCGGGGACCGTGAACCCGTCGAAACGACCGTGGCCACCGTCGGGCTGATGTTGGCCATCAGCGGACCGCTCGTCGTCGCGCTAGTCGCTTGGGCGACCTACTTCCTGGTGGGGCGGGCGCTGCGTCCCGTCGAACGCATCCGCGCCCGCGTTGACACCATCAGCACCGAGCAGCTCGACGAACGCGTCCCAGTACCACCGACCGGCGACGAGATTGCCCATCTCGCACAGACCATGAACAATATGCTGACCCGGCTGCAGGCCGGGCACGCCGCACAACGTAGGTTCATCTCCGACGTGTCCCATGAGTTGCGCAGTCCCTTGTCGGCGATCAGCACCGCGCTGGAGCTGGCCCACAACCGACCCGACATGCTCGACGCCGAACTGGTCGACGAGTCGCTGATTCCTGAAACCCGCCGCATGCGCGATCTCGTCGACGACCTGCTCTTATTGGCTCGCGCCGATGAACACGAGCTTACTATCCGTGCCGACAACGTCGACCTCGACGACATCATCGCCACCGAAAAGGCCCGCCTGCAAAGCAACCCGCGATTGACGGTGCGGGCACGGATCGGCGCCGCCCGGGTTAGCGGCGACCGCAGACAGCTCACGCGCATGGTGCGCAATCTCGTCGACAACGCCGCCCGACACGCCCACAGCACCGTCGAACTCGTTTGCGAGCGAGTGAGAGACAGCGCCGTCATCCGCATCGCCGACGACGGACCGGGAATACCGGCCGACCAACGCGAGCGGGTGTTCGAACGGTTCGTGCGCCTCGATGCCGCTCGAACCCGCGATGCGGGTGGTAGCGGGCTCGGGTTGGCCATCGTCGCTGAAATCGTGGCCGCTCACCACGGCACCGTCAGCATCGGAGACTCGGGCGGCGGGGCGTGCGTCACGGTGACCCTGCCGGCCGACACCGACAGTTATGCGCCCGCCGAGGACATCCGGTAA
- a CDS encoding response regulator transcription factor, translating to MRILVVEDEPRLAELIRRGLVAEGFVVQVAGDGRVGFDEAVGGGFDVLVLDIMLPSMSGYEIVRDLRKADVWTPVLMLSAKDGEYDLADAFDLGADDYLIKPFSFVVLIARLRALLRRGAPARPPVLRVDDLELDPARHQVNRAGVEVELTPREYGVLEYLMRHADTVVTKQEVLQSVWDINYEGDDNIVEVYVGYLRRKLDVPFGTQTIHTVRGVGYRMSSAGA from the coding sequence GTGCGCATCCTGGTCGTCGAGGACGAGCCGCGACTGGCCGAACTGATTCGTCGTGGTTTGGTGGCCGAAGGGTTCGTCGTGCAGGTGGCCGGCGACGGGCGGGTGGGATTCGATGAGGCCGTCGGCGGCGGATTCGACGTGCTGGTTCTCGACATCATGTTGCCGTCGATGAGCGGCTACGAAATCGTGCGCGACCTGCGCAAGGCGGACGTGTGGACCCCGGTGCTCATGTTGTCGGCCAAGGACGGGGAGTACGACCTGGCCGATGCATTCGACCTCGGCGCGGATGACTACTTGATCAAGCCGTTCTCGTTCGTGGTGCTGATCGCCAGATTGCGGGCGCTGCTGCGCCGGGGCGCGCCGGCGCGCCCACCCGTGCTGCGGGTCGATGATCTTGAGTTAGACCCAGCCCGCCACCAAGTGAACCGAGCCGGCGTCGAGGTGGAGTTGACGCCCCGCGAGTACGGGGTGCTCGAGTACTTGATGCGCCACGCCGATACGGTCGTCACCAAGCAGGAGGTTCTGCAGTCGGTATGGGACATCAACTACGAAGGCGACGACAATATCGTCGAGGTCTACGTCGGGTATCTGCGGCGCAAACTCGACGTTCCTTTCGGCACGCAGACCATTCACACCGTGCGGGGGGTGGGTTACCGGATGTCCTCGGCGGGCGCATAA